Within the Saccharopolyspora gloriosae genome, the region AGTCAAACACGGAGCCGTCACCAGGTGTTCCCCGCGGAAGTCGGTCGATCTGGACGGCGGTGGCGGGAGGTTCGACGCGCCCGGGCTCGCGGTCCGGGCATCTCGGCTTCCGCGAACCCCGAAAACCCTTGCGCGTCAAGTGGTTTCAGGTGGTGCACCCGGATGACCACTCGTTCGAGCGAAGTGCGGTCTGCTTGATCACAGAAAACTTCGCGCTTCTGGAGGATCTTGCTCCGGACCGGGAAGCATTACTCTGTGTCGCAGGTTGGAAGCGCAGCGCGATTGGTCGCGAAGTCGCCGGCGTTTCCGGGGGAACCGAGTCACTGGGGTGTTCATGTCGATCCACGAAGGGGCGGTGAACGGCCGCCGGGGCCGCCGCCTGCCCCGAACCAACCTGATCACGACCGAGGACGTACCCGGCCGTCCGGATCCTCCCGTGCCACCGAGCAGGCAGGTGGCGCGGGAGCGGCCGACCCGCACCGGCCGCATCCCGCTTCGGCTGGCCGACCGCTACTTCCTGGCCGCGCACTCGGGCGCGGACCGGCTCACCGCGCGAGTCGATCCGGTGCTGGTGTCGCTGGGTTGTGCGGGCGGCCTGCTGGTGGAACTGCTGCTGGAGGAGGAGATCAGCGTCGCGCCGACGGTGCGGCCCGCGGGCAAGGGGATGCCGCCGGACTTCCTGTCCTGGTCGGTGCTGCGCGAGGTCCGCAACGAACCGGACCACGAGGTGCGCACCTGGATCCGCCACCTCGCGCGCACCGCGACGGAGAAGGTGCGAGCGCGGCTCACCATCACCGACGTGCTGCGGGAGGTTCCGGTCTCCGGCGGCTGGCGCGGCGGTCCGGCGGTCGCCTGGCGAGCCGGTTCGCTGGATCACCGGACTCCGGCGGAGGAACTCACGGACCTGTTCACGCACGCCGAATCGGCGGCCACCCGTTCCGGGATGATCACCGTCCCGGACGCGAAAGCGGAGGTGACCCTGGCGCTGCTGACCACCGGAACCGGCGTCACCGGACGGCTCGGGCTGCCCCGGCCGGTCCTGCGCCAGGCCGAACGTCGTTGCGAGCAATGGCTGCCGCGGCTGCCCGGCGGACTGCGCACGGTCGTGGCCGAGGTGAGCGCGGCCCGCGAGCAGTGGGCGATGACCCCGCGTCGCTGACCGGCGCCCGGAGAACACCGCACGACAAGGAGAGATCGAACGTGCCCACGTCCAAGACCGTGAGACCGGTGCAGGCTTCGCCCCGCCCCGGCCCGGTGTCGAACTCGCTCGCCGCCTCCCGCCTCGGGATGTGGTCGATCATCTTCTTCACCGTCGCCGCCGCGGCGCCCGAGACCGTGGTGGGCGGGGGAGCGGTGAGCGGGTTCGCGGTCTCCGGCGTGAACGGCATCCCGGTGGGCTACCTGGCGGTCGCCGTGGTCCTCGGCCTGTTCGCCGTCGGGTACGTGACGATGGCCCGGCACGTGGAGAACGCGGGCGCCTTCTACGCCTACATCGCCAAGGGGCTCGGCCGGACTCCCGGTACGGCCGCGGGCGGGGTGGCGGTGCTCGCTTACACCATGGTGCAGATCAGCCTCGTCGGCGGATTCGGAGTGGGCGCGGCGGACTTCCTGCGGCAGGTGGGCGGACCTGGCCTGCCGTGGTGGCTGTTCGCCGGTGTCGGGCTGGGACTGGTCGGCCTGCTGGGCATGCTCCGCATCGACGTCAACGGACGGGTGCTGGGAGTCCTGCTGCTCGCCGAGATCGCCGTGATCCTGTTCTACGACTTGGCGTTCATCACCGACCCCGCGGAACCGGGAGTCTCGCTGACGACGCTGAATCCGGCGCAGCTGGGGACGGGTGCGGCCGGCGTGATCTTGGTGATCGCCTTCACCGGGTTCATCGGCTTCGAGAATTCCACCGTGCTGGCCGAGGAAGCGCGAGA harbors:
- a CDS encoding GPP34 family phosphoprotein; its protein translation is MSIHEGAVNGRRGRRLPRTNLITTEDVPGRPDPPVPPSRQVARERPTRTGRIPLRLADRYFLAAHSGADRLTARVDPVLVSLGCAGGLLVELLLEEEISVAPTVRPAGKGMPPDFLSWSVLREVRNEPDHEVRTWIRHLARTATEKVRARLTITDVLREVPVSGGWRGGPAVAWRAGSLDHRTPAEELTDLFTHAESAATRSGMITVPDAKAEVTLALLTTGTGVTGRLGLPRPVLRQAERRCEQWLPRLPGGLRTVVAEVSAAREQWAMTPRR